The nucleotide window CGCCCACACCACGAGGCCGATCAAAACGATCCACACCAGGGGCATGAAGACCAGCCAGCCCCAGCCTCCGCCGCCGTCCCAATACATCACCGTCGTCACCTCCCACCGGGCTTCCACCTCCCCAGTCTTCAACCGGAACCGGAGTAGTGCCGAGTGCCGTTCGGCCCGGGCCCCGAGCCGTTCGGCCCTCGCACCGGGCCTCATGGCCTCATGGCGTCGTCGCGCCGCTGGGTCACATGGGAGTGCGGAGTTGGCAGGCGGTGATTCGGAGCGCGGTGATGACGATGCGAGCGCACATCGGAACTCAACGAGCGCCGGCGTCAGCAACTCATCCGCGCGAAGCCTGCCGCTGGCCCACTGCGGTGGTCGGATCCACCTTCCAGGGCCCTCGGTCGACCCTTCACGACGCGCCGCCAAGTGGTGACGTGGTGGAGGCCCATACAGATGCACGGTGGGGCCAGGCGGGCGGCGCCATTCCTGAGCCCAGCTCGGGGTACGTAGGGCAACTGCGGTCATCGACGGGACCTGACACCGCCTGGCAGGCGGGACGGGGCCAGGCGGGTGACGATGGGACTGGAACGATCTCACCGTGTTCTTCCGTGGAGGAGGCAGACGGCATGACATACCCCTCCGATACCTCGGGCACCGGCCCCCCGCGCGGCAGCGAGCCACGCGGCGGCTCCCCGGCCGAGGGCCTGGTCGCTCTGGCGAACATGGGCTGGCAGTTCCTGCTCACCGCGGGCCTGGCTGCGATCGCCCTGGGCGTCCTTGTCCTGGTCTGGCCGGGCCAGACCCTCCGGGTCGTCGGCGTGCTCTTCGGCATCTACCTCCTGGCCACCGGTGTCTTTCAGCTGGCCGCTGCCTTTGGCACGCACGTCCCTCGGCATCTGCGGGTGTTGCATTTCGTCACGGGCGCGCTCTTCGTCCTGCTGGGCCTGATCTGCTTCCGGGGCACCCTGGAATCGATTCTGCTGCTCGGGCTGTGGATCGGCTTCGGCTGGCTGCTGCGCGGCATCATGGTGACGGCCACGGCGGTCTCCGCCGAGGGCAGCCCGGCACGCGGCTGGCAGCTGTTCCTGGGGATCATCACCACTCTGGCGGGCATCGTGCTGATCGTGTCGCCGTTCAGCTCGATCGCCGCGCTGACCTTGGTGGTGGGCATCATGGCCATCGTCCTGGGCGCGGTCGAGGTCTTCCACGCCATCAAGATGCGCGCCGAAGTCGGCCGCCTCACCCCGAAGACTGCCCCCAAGCGGCGGCCCGTGTTCCGCTCCCGACCCCACCCCCA belongs to Streptomyces sp. NBC_01454 and includes:
- a CDS encoding HdeD family acid-resistance protein; the protein is MTYPSDTSGTGPPRGSEPRGGSPAEGLVALANMGWQFLLTAGLAAIALGVLVLVWPGQTLRVVGVLFGIYLLATGVFQLAAAFGTHVPRHLRVLHFVTGALFVLLGLICFRGTLESILLLGLWIGFGWLLRGIMVTATAVSAEGSPARGWQLFLGIITTLAGIVLIVSPFSSIAALTLVVGIMAIVLGAVEVFHAIKMRAEVGRLTPKTAPKRRPVFRSRPHPQH